The following proteins are co-located in the Streptomyces bottropensis ATCC 25435 genome:
- the hydA gene encoding dihydropyrimidinase has product MTGRTLIRGGLVITASDEIHADVLIEDGRVAALAAAGTTTAAAWTADRTLDATGKYVIPGGVDAHTHMELPFGGTSASDTFETGTRAAAWGGTTTIVDFAVQSVGHALREGLDAWHAKAEGNCAIDYGFHMIVSDVNQDTLKEMDLLVQEGVTSFKQFMAYPGVFYSDDGQILRAMQRSAENGGLIMMHAENGIAIDVLVEQALARGETDPRYHGEVRKALLEAEATHRAIKLAQVAGAPLYVVHVSAMEAVAELARARDEGLNVFGETCPQYLFLSTDNLAEPDFEGSKYVCSTPLRPREHQAKLWQGLRTNDLQVVSTDHCPFCFVGQKELGRGDFSKIPNGLPGVENRMDLLHQAVVDGHISRRRWIEIACATPARMFGMYPKKGTIAPGADADIVIYDPHAEQVMSAETHHMNVDYSAYEGKRTTGRVETVLSRGELVITEREYTGHAGHGAYTPRSTCQYLN; this is encoded by the coding sequence ATGACCGGCCGTACCCTCATCCGCGGCGGTCTCGTCATCACAGCGTCCGACGAGATCCACGCCGACGTCCTGATCGAGGACGGCCGAGTGGCCGCCCTCGCTGCCGCGGGCACCACCACCGCCGCCGCCTGGACCGCCGACCGCACTCTCGACGCCACCGGCAAGTACGTCATCCCGGGCGGCGTCGACGCCCACACCCACATGGAGCTGCCGTTCGGCGGCACCTCCGCCTCCGACACCTTCGAGACCGGCACCCGCGCCGCCGCCTGGGGCGGTACGACGACGATCGTCGACTTCGCCGTGCAGAGCGTCGGCCACGCCCTGCGCGAGGGCCTCGACGCCTGGCACGCCAAGGCGGAGGGCAACTGCGCGATCGACTACGGCTTCCACATGATCGTGTCCGACGTGAACCAGGACACGCTCAAGGAGATGGACCTGCTCGTGCAGGAGGGGGTCACCTCCTTCAAGCAGTTCATGGCCTACCCCGGCGTCTTCTACAGCGACGACGGCCAAATTCTGCGCGCCATGCAGCGCTCCGCCGAGAACGGCGGACTGATCATGATGCACGCGGAGAACGGCATCGCGATCGACGTACTGGTCGAACAGGCACTGGCCCGCGGCGAGACCGACCCCCGCTACCACGGCGAGGTCCGCAAGGCCCTCCTGGAGGCCGAGGCCACCCACCGCGCGATCAAGCTCGCCCAGGTCGCCGGCGCCCCCCTCTACGTCGTGCACGTCTCGGCGATGGAGGCGGTCGCCGAGCTGGCCAGGGCACGCGACGAGGGGCTCAACGTCTTCGGCGAGACCTGCCCGCAGTACCTGTTCCTGTCCACCGACAACCTCGCGGAGCCGGACTTCGAGGGCTCCAAGTACGTGTGCAGCACGCCCCTGCGGCCGCGCGAGCACCAGGCGAAGCTCTGGCAGGGCCTGCGCACCAACGACCTCCAGGTGGTCTCCACCGACCACTGCCCCTTCTGCTTCGTCGGCCAGAAGGAACTCGGCCGCGGCGACTTCTCCAAGATCCCCAACGGCCTCCCGGGTGTCGAGAACCGCATGGATCTCCTCCACCAGGCGGTCGTCGACGGACACATCTCGCGCCGCCGCTGGATCGAGATCGCCTGCGCCACCCCGGCCCGTATGTTCGGCATGTACCCGAAGAAGGGCACCATCGCGCCGGGCGCGGACGCCGACATCGTCATCTACGACCCGCACGCCGAGCAGGTCATGTCCGCCGAGACGCACCACATGAACGTCGACTACTCGGCGTACGAGGGCAAGCGCACCACCGGCCGGGTCGAGACGGTCCTCTCGCGCGGCGAACTCGTCATCACCGAGCGGGAGTACACCGGGCACGCCGGGCACGGCGCCTACACCCCCCGCTCCACCTGTCAGTACCTCAACTAG
- a CDS encoding TIGR03842 family LLM class F420-dependent oxidoreductase — MDFGLVLQTDPPASRVIELMKRAEDNGFTYGWTFDSAVLWQEPFVIYSQILSRTTKLTVGPMVTNPGTRTWEVTASTFATLNDMFGNRTVCGIGRGDSAMRVAGRKPNTLARISEAMKVIRALGSGGEADLGGTVISFPWIKDDAELPVWMAAYGPKALKMTGEEADGFILQLSDLYLTEYMVKAVKDAAVAAGRDPSEVKICVAAPAYVTEDDSPEALAHAREQCRWFGGMVGNHVADLVSKYGEHSAAVPEELTDYIKSREGYDYSHHGRADNPDTQFVPDEIVDRFCVIGTPEAHIAKLDALRALGVDQFAVYDMHDAQERVIDVYGSTVIPAVNG; from the coding sequence ATGGACTTCGGACTCGTCCTGCAGACCGACCCACCGGCCTCGCGTGTCATCGAGCTGATGAAGCGCGCCGAGGACAACGGCTTCACGTACGGCTGGACCTTCGACTCCGCCGTGCTCTGGCAGGAGCCGTTCGTCATCTACAGCCAGATCCTGTCCCGGACCACGAAGCTGACGGTCGGCCCCATGGTCACCAACCCGGGCACCCGCACCTGGGAGGTCACCGCCTCGACCTTCGCCACGCTCAACGACATGTTCGGCAACCGCACGGTCTGCGGCATCGGCCGCGGCGACTCGGCGATGCGTGTCGCGGGCCGCAAGCCCAACACCCTGGCCCGGATCAGCGAAGCCATGAAGGTGATCCGGGCGCTGGGCAGCGGGGGAGAGGCCGACCTCGGCGGCACGGTCATCAGCTTCCCGTGGATCAAGGACGACGCGGAACTCCCCGTGTGGATGGCCGCGTACGGCCCCAAGGCCCTGAAGATGACCGGGGAGGAGGCCGACGGCTTCATCCTCCAGCTCTCCGACCTGTATCTGACCGAGTACATGGTCAAGGCGGTCAAGGACGCGGCCGTCGCCGCCGGGCGCGACCCGTCCGAGGTGAAGATCTGCGTGGCCGCCCCCGCGTACGTCACCGAGGACGACTCGCCCGAGGCGCTGGCCCACGCGCGCGAGCAGTGCCGCTGGTTCGGCGGGATGGTCGGCAACCACGTCGCCGACCTGGTGTCCAAGTACGGCGAACACTCCGCGGCCGTCCCCGAGGAGCTGACGGACTACATCAAGTCCCGCGAGGGGTACGACTACTCCCACCACGGACGTGCCGACAACCCCGACACCCAGTTCGTGCCGGACGAGATCGTCGACCGGTTCTGCGTCATCGGCACCCCCGAGGCGCACATCGCGAAGCTCGACGCGCTGCGCGCGCTGGGCGTGGACCAGTTCGCCGTCTACGACATGCACGACGCACAGGAGCGGGTGATCGACGTGTACGGCTCGACGGTCATCCCGGCCGTCAACGGCTGA